The following nucleotide sequence is from Nitrospira sp..
GGCATTTCGTTGCTCGAGATGGCCCTCGCCATTCTCGTGCTCTTACGCTTCGTGCCCGATTCCGCCGCCATGCAGTTTGCAGAACATGCGCGCTGGCTCCCGGCCATCGGCATCGGCTACCACTTGGCCGTCGACGGCATCAGTGTCCTCTTTGTGGGCCTTACGGCGTTCCTCACGGTCTTGATCGTCATCTATTCATGGGACACGATCCGCACCCAAGTCCGCCTCTATTTCATGGCCCTCTTGGCCCTGGAGACGACGACAATCGGCATTTTCGCCTCCATCGACTTGGTCTTGTTCTTCGTGTTTTGGGAATTGATGCTCATCCCCAGCTATTTTCTCATCAAGCTCTGGGGCGGCGGGGCAGACCGGCATTACGCGGCGCTCAAGTACGTGCTCTATACCCTGCTCGGCAGCGTGTTCATGCTGGTCGGCATCGCGCTTCTGGATATCAACTACCACCAGTGGGCCGTCGCCCATCACCTCGACCACGTCTATTCCTTCGACCTGCTGGAACTGTTGTCCGTGCCCATTCCGCTCTCTCAACAGATCCTGATCTTCTGGCTCATGTTCCTCGGGTTTGCATTCAAGGCGCCGGTCTTCCCCTTCCACACCTGGTTACCGGACGCCCTCATCGAAGGGCCGATCGGGATGGCCGTCATGCTCGCCGGGATGAAGTTGGGCACCTATGGGTTCCTTCGCTTCGTGTTTCCCCTGGTTCCAGACGCCTCCAAAAGCGAAGGTGTGATCTCGATCGTCATGTTCCTGGCCCTGGCCGCCATCATCTACGGCGCTATCGTGGCGCTCGTGCAGCCGGATTTCAAACGACTGCTCGCGTTCAGCAGCATCAGCCACCTGGGGTTCGTGGTGGCAGGCCTGTTCGCCCTCAATTTTCAAGGCCTCCAGGGCAGCCTCCTCACGATGATCAACCTCGGCTTCAGTACGGCCGGGCTGTTCTTCATGGCCGGCTTCCTCACGACGAGACAGCAAAGTTCGCACCTCTCCGCGTTCGGAGGATTTGCCAAACAGGTCCCGCTTCTAGCCACCTTCCTACTGCTGATCGGGATGGCCTCCATCGGTCTTCCAGGCACCAATGGGTTCGTCGGCGAATTTTTGATCCTGCTCGGCGTCTTCAAGGCCCAATGGTGGTACGGGGCGGTCGCCGTGCTCGGCGTGATCTTCGGGGCCGCCTATTTCCTGTGGTATTACGAACGGTCCATGTTGGGCCCGCTCGGCAAGCACGTCTCAGCGTCGATCAAAGACCTGCACATGCGCGAGATCACCATTGCTCTGTCGCTCTCCATCATGATCTTGTGGATCGGCCTGTTCCCGTCACCTTTTCTGCGCATGATGAACGGGTCGATTCAGGCATTGGTCGACCGGCTTGATCGGGCGAAAGTAGCCTCCGTAGACACCACCATCCGCGTGCCCACGGAGTAAGACGTATGGCTGATTACACACTCCTCATTATTCTTTTCGCTCCCTTCGCAGGGGCCCTCGCGCTGATCTTTGTCCCGAACCGACAGGTCTCAGCGGTCCGCAGTGTCGCCGCAGGGTCAGCGTTCATCGCGTTGATCACGTCGATCTACCTATTCTATGCGTACGATCCCCTCAGGGGCGGATACCAGTTCATTCAGAAAATCGAATGGTCGCGCCAGCTTGGGATCTCACTTCATCTCGGCGTCGACGGCATCGGAACACCGCTCGTCCTCGCGTCCGGCATCCTCTTGTTCGCCGGCATTTTCGTCTCCTGGCACATCAAGGATCGCCTCAAAGAGTTCTACATCTGGAT
It contains:
- a CDS encoding NADH-quinone oxidoreductase subunit M, which produces MLEEFSFGFPILSYLIFLPLVGAAVLWLIEDEDLIKATALGISLLEMALAILVLLRFVPDSAAMQFAEHARWLPAIGIGYHLAVDGISVLFVGLTAFLTVLIVIYSWDTIRTQVRLYFMALLALETTTIGIFASIDLVLFFVFWELMLIPSYFLIKLWGGGADRHYAALKYVLYTLLGSVFMLVGIALLDINYHQWAVAHHLDHVYSFDLLELLSVPIPLSQQILIFWLMFLGFAFKAPVFPFHTWLPDALIEGPIGMAVMLAGMKLGTYGFLRFVFPLVPDASKSEGVISIVMFLALAAIIYGAIVALVQPDFKRLLAFSSISHLGFVVAGLFALNFQGLQGSLLTMINLGFSTAGLFFMAGFLTTRQQSSHLSAFGGFAKQVPLLATFLLLIGMASIGLPGTNGFVGEFLILLGVFKAQWWYGAVAVLGVIFGAAYFLWYYERSMLGPLGKHVSASIKDLHMREITIALSLSIMILWIGLFPSPFLRMMNGSIQALVDRLDRAKVASVDTTIRVPTE